GGGTAGCCACGTTCGGTGAGGATAACCGCTGAAAGCATCTAAGCGGGAAGCCAACTCCAAGATAAGATTTCCCAACAGAGAGGTTGGAGACGACAACCTTGATAGGTCACAGGTGTAAGCGCGGCAACGCGTTCAGCCGAGTGATACTAATAACTCGATTGGCTTTCGCCTTTATTTTCTTGTGCGTTATATACGATCTCGAGCCGCGGAACCTTCTCTGACGAGAGCGTGAAGACGTGAAAATGTGGAAGCGTGCAACCAGGCGCAGGCTTGGTGGCGCAGTTTCAGGATCTTGTTTCACGATTCCACGCTTGCACCTTTACACGAAACAAGGCGTCAGCGATGGTGGTCATAGCAGCGGGGCCACACCTGTTCCCATCCCGAACACAGTAGTTAAGCCCGCTCGCGCCGATGGTACTGCATGGGCAACTGTGTGGGAGAGTAGGTCGCCGCCATCGCTGACGCCTTTTTCTATGGTTATCGGGTTAATGCGAATTTGTCCAGCCAGCAGAACCAGTTAATATATCCTTATATCCCATGGGAGTTGATATGAAAGATAAACTGAATGCCATATTTACTGAGATAAAGAAGAAATCGGAGTGCAACCTTAGTTCCAGGGCTTATACCGACAACAGGGCTCAGCGGATCAAAATCGAGATCGAAGACGACATGCGCACCAAGTTTGCCGTCGACCGCGACAGGATCCTCTATAGCGGGGCATACCGGCGCTATCATGGCAAGACGCAGGTTTTTTCCTTCACCAACCTCATTGACGAGGAGATGACCAACCGCAACCTTCACATCGCTTATGTTTCCCAGATCTCGCGCACCATCGGCAAATACCTGGGCCTGAACACGGAACTGATCGAAGCCATCGCCCTTGGGCACGATCTGGGGCACGCCCCCTTCGGCCACGACGGAGAGAAAGCGCTCTCAAACGCTTGTGTGGACCACGGGATCGGACATTTCCACCATAACATCGAATCCCTGCACATCGTGGATCACATATCCAGCAAGGGCAGGGGCCTGAATCTCACTTTCCCGGTGCGGGATGGGATCATCTCCCATGATGGGGAGGTCCACAACACCGTTTTGAAACCTGAAAGAGACAAGACAGAAGAGCGGATCCAGGAATACATCAAGGCCAAAAAGAGCGGCGGGAGTTTGGATTGGATGCCCTCCACTCTGGAAGGCTGCGTGGTGCGGATCACCGACACGATTGCCTATATCGGCCAGGACATTGAGGACGCCATCCGCTACAATATCCTCAAGCGGGAAGAACTCCCGGAGGATGTGACGGAAAAACTGGGCAATACAAACAGCCAGATAATCGAGACCCTGATCAAGAGCGTGATCGTGAACAGCTATGAACAAGACTGGATCGCCTTCGACGACGAGGTCTCCCACTACCTGCTGGAACTGAAGAAATTCAACTACCGGCACATCTACACCGATGACAACGTCAAGCAATCCAACAAGATAATCTA
This portion of the Candidatus Syntrophosphaera sp. genome encodes:
- a CDS encoding HD domain-containing protein, with protein sequence MKDKLNAIFTEIKKKSECNLSSRAYTDNRAQRIKIEIEDDMRTKFAVDRDRILYSGAYRRYHGKTQVFSFTNLIDEEMTNRNLHIAYVSQISRTIGKYLGLNTELIEAIALGHDLGHAPFGHDGEKALSNACVDHGIGHFHHNIESLHIVDHISSKGRGLNLTFPVRDGIISHDGEVHNTVLKPERDKTEERIQEYIKAKKSGGSLDWMPSTLEGCVVRITDTIAYIGQDIEDAIRYNILKREELPEDVTEKLGNTNSQIIETLIKSVIVNSYEQDWIAFDDEVSHYLLELKKFNYRHIYTDDNVKQSNKIIYRTMGMMFSKYLEDIRKGNSESKTFKHFLDHKVPEYREGFSPAEQVRDFIATMTDRYYNEEIKDYLLPWKW